Part of the Carassius auratus strain Wakin linkage group LG28B, ASM336829v1, whole genome shotgun sequence genome, AACCCTCTTGAGAGCAGATTACAGGGGGGCTTGATCATTATAAAAGGGATTAAAGGAACCTCCTTCGTTATCACATGTCTGGACACTGGGATTTAATCATTATTAGACACAGTCTTTTCATCCGGTGACACCTAGAAACTATTTCCGGTTTGattatcataaaatgtaatatttataataggtttttgattaatttttataCATCTTTAGTGGAAATGCAATGCAACTGGAATATCTTGCACTGCATTTCCTCTACAGATTAACAAAAGAATAGTCTCATCCCCTCGATCTCTCACAGATCATCATCGATTCAGTGGGCAGTGCTTGCCATTGGTCTTGTGAATATGGATGTCTCCAAGCCTAAAGCGATCAGCAAGGTTGCTACACGGGCCATGGCGCCTGGCACCCCCCACAAGGGCCCGCCCAAATTCAAACAGAGGTCTACACGCCAGTTCAAGAGCAAGCCACCCAAAAAGGGTGTCATTGGGTACaactcatttttatattatttattattatttattaatttggatCTTTTATAGATTTGCATGTTTTATCTGTGGTAATGTCATTGTTGTTATTCTTAGATTTGGTGAAGATATTCCTGGAATGGAGGGATTGGGAACTGGTATGTACAATTTCTAGCCAAAACAATATTGTTATATACTCCTCTTTATATATTTAAGTGACTTGAGATTATGTGTAATCATATTTTTCTCACAGATTTTAACGTGATCTGTCCGTGGGAGGCGTACAGTCACCTGGAGTTACACGAGCTGGCCCAGTATGGCATTATATGAGGTCACTTCCTGTACCCCACTGAACAACATCCTGCACCTTAATAttccatttaaatatgaatattcataCAGAAATATCTTTGGTTGATGTTTGGTCAGTGATGTATGACAGCAGTCATAAATCAGCAATAATGAACTGGATGTTAGTTGATCTACCTCTTCAAATTTCCTGTAGAACTAGACTTAATTTGCTCTGTCGCGATGCTAATTTCAGATAACCTTTTCTTACTCTGGTTTTACTTTATTAGTATTAGTGGTTTTACAGTATTGTCATACTGACGTGAAATGGGCATTTTAGGTGTCAGCTTTTACTTCCGTTTAACCCTGCCAATATAAAGGTAGCATGATTTGTggattttgttttttcattttgatgtttgttttcattttgtcaaGTTGCAAATGTTGAAAATGAGTTTGGATTCTGTGGGGTGTCAGTGTCTGCCCATAGCAGCTCTCTGTGAGAGTTCGGCCCAGTTTACTGACCCTGTGATGCTGGAGAGCCATACAAGAATGAGTCCGGCTCAGTCCCAACAGTGCAGAAAAGGTTTGGACATGAAATAAAGTCTGATTATTTTCATACGTTCAGGCTATATGAGTGGTTTCTCAGCCTCTGGTCAAATACAAACTGAAACATTATGCAGTCGGTAAAAGCAAGAAGTggttttaatacagtttttttttttttttttttttttacaatgcaataCATTAACATGTGCTTAAATTTTTAGTTATTGAAACTATTTACACAGAACAtgcttttgcattaaaaaaacatgagATGCGAGAAGCAGGGTAGTGGACTGTAAACCTTTATAACGTTGAATCATGTGTGGGAAGCTGAGAAAAACACAATAAACCAGATGTGTCAGTGCTGAACTAAACCTTTGACTATAGGTATTTTATGTCAGGTTTCCATTCCTAATAGTTCAGTGTCACATCTTTTTTTGTAACTAAAGAAATAGCAGTGTTTAGAACGTGAGTTGTTTAAGTTTGACGCATGCACAATGTTGCAGTCTACTAAGAGTTGCATGCGCCAGCTGTTTTCTTCGAAACATTAGCAAGCTTTCCAGCTAGCCTTGGTTATAGAATCATAAATGTTAGAAAGATTATTTCATTACAACAAACAACAAttacacatattttaaatgttttatattgtacAAAATAAACACCCATTCTCGAATATTTTCCCACTTAGGCCTACGTATAACACTAACTATTGATATGTTGTAACTTTTTCAAGatagatttttttgcaaacagattCATCTACATGACGGAAATTAATAATGTTCACTATAACGCCCCTAGTGTTGCATTAAAAACTGTGGTCGAAGTGTCGCGAATATTGTACTTTTGACCAGCTTGAACCACTAAAAATGGGTATTTAATGAAAACAATGAAAGCCAATTAAATCCTTGTAATGCCTTTAAGATTTGATATGCTATCGTGAAATTCCTGGACTGTTTGTCTCCAGAATAAACAACTTCACATTTCcagatgttaaatgttaaatgaactcATTAAATACAGGCTGGTTCATAATCCACATGGCACAGTCTCCTGTTATCGGGAGCATCTGAATCCATTCATTGCAGTGATTGTAGGTACACATCATGCTGAGCTCTGCTCCACCGTATGCTCTGCAGCAGACGGGCCGTTATGAACAGAGTGAGTATCTGGACGCCCAGCACAATGATGACTGCCGTAACAATCACTCCGCTGTGCTGCTCGATCCAGCGCCAGATGCTGCCCAGACAGCCGCCCAGGAAGATCACGCTCTGGGCCGAGAACTCGTCCAGCTGTTGGGCACCGACTCCACACTGGCTGTTCCACACCGTCCCGTTCTCTAGGGGGTCTATGCAGCATGAGGGGGGCACTCCGCACGCCTGGACCCCTGGAGCCGAACAGTTGAAATACCTGTGCCAGAGAAACAGACACCGGTGAGATTCACTCGAATGAGAATAACATAAAGCTTTTTGAGTTGAGGGTAACTGAAGTGTGTGATTTATTATTGCAAAACATTATTGCGAAAATAAGTACATTTGTGATTAATTGATAATGTTGGGATGCATGCTTAAACATTGCTGCTTGGTTTCTAAGGTGTTGTGACCGGTGTTTAGCATGTTGTTGTGTGGTTTCTAGATCTTTGTTTACTAGTTGAAGCCAAAAGAGTTCATGCAAAACTTGCTGTCACGCTAGGATGTTGCCATGTGATTGCTAAGAGGTGCTGAGTGTTTTCAGTGCATTTCCAAGCCACTGTTGTTTACTGGCCCAAATCTCTCAGATATTCGGGTCTCTAGACAGAGCTGCACACCTTTAATGTAATTCCATAGgattttacagttttttgttGTCCTCTAACAGGTGTGAAATGTTAATACTTGCTAAGCCTCTGTATTAAGACTTGGATTCCAAAATGTACGTACTTACtgctaatataatattaataactgtacaataataataataacaataataacaataacaataataataataataataataataataataataataataataataataataatattgataatttcattaataatgataactatattaataataataataataataataattattattattattattattattattattattattaattttaacaatagTAAAATATGTTATCAATAGTATGCATATTTATAATACTGAtgctaatgataataataataataataactattgcagaaaacattttaattatttatataacaatgatggtgataataataatatttattattattattattattattattattattattattattattattattattattattattattattattattggtaatgatggtaataataataaccactgcagaaaacataataattatttatataataatgaactataattattattattttaaatttttatgatttaattcatGATACATTTTCATCAAACTCCCACCGTTCCTCCAGTTTGTGAAACCCTGGATTAAGATAAGCACACTACAATAGAAAAAtgacacttcacctttaaactcAAATGAATACAGCCATTATTTGTCTATAATGGGTAATCGTAACTGGGATTGCAAAATGAGGATCATTTTgtgataaaatgaaatatattggaAAGTAGTAAAGGGACAATTATATGAAAAATCTGAACAGGATTAAAAACAACAAGCAGGCCAAACTATGAGTCCAGATTCCACTGGAAAGCATTTAATACTGGAGAGGCTCTTCAGTACAAATTAGCTTGTATAATCCTTGTATTTAACTTTGGACCACTTCAGTGTTGGAAATTCATGAAATTGCTCATGATGTCAGCCCCTCTCCCGATTTCCACTCACACATTGATTTCCCAGTCTCTGTAGGTATCGGCCCCGCAGCACTGCAGGCCCGTCTGGATCTCATCAGTGATGAACCTCAGGTCCAGGTCGTCCTGGTACCGCACCATAGCGGCCAACATGCCCGAGCGCAAGTACTCCACGATCTGACCCTGCAGACTGTACAACACGACGGCCACCAGAACCTGCACCACCACCAGGACCAGGACTGCAGCCGAGAAGGTCTGAAGCAGACACATGTTCTCCCGCAGCGCCCCCACACATCCCATCAGGCTCAGCAGGGCCAGAACGAGACCCAGGAAGCAGAAGAGCAGCATGGGGTCCGTCCCGATACCGCTGATCTTCTCCTGAGCGAAGGACTCTTTGTTGATCAGGCCCCAGAGGCCCACGACCAGCGTGACCAGACCAAGAACAGTGAAGAGCAGGTTACTCGTGACCAGGAGATACTTGAAGATGTAGTCGCTCCAGCTGGACGGACTGAGAGCTCGTGAGGTGAAGATGTTCCTTGATGAAGCTCTGGTTGGGTCTTCATGACTGGATAGAGTCGAGCTCGTCTGACTTCCTGAACTGTCCTGCGTTCCCAGATACGAGACAGATGAGGCAGCTTCTGCGTTTCTTACATCTCCCTGGATGGTAATAAGAAGGAGAAAGTTGATTCATTTGGTCAGTTGATTACCCCAACACAGTCTGAGTCAGATTCACTAAATTGTTGCAttgcattaattataataataataataacaaccacaacaacaaaaattaaattcaattaaatattagatttaacaaaattagattagaaaaaaaagatttacataaaactgaaaattttagatttttaaatttaaaactactaaaactaaaatataaatttataatat contains:
- the LOC113067632 gene encoding tetraspanin-10-like, which translates into the protein MGRFPSFRRFLFFWEQRNHFQNGENKPLISKGDVRNAEAASSVSYLGTQDSSGSQTSSTLSSHEDPTRASSRNIFTSRALSPSSWSDYIFKYLLVTSNLLFTVLGLVTLVVGLWGLINKESFAQEKISGIGTDPMLLFCFLGLVLALLSLMGCVGALRENMCLLQTFSAAVLVLVVVQVLVAVVLYSLQGQIVEYLRSGMLAAMVRYQDDLDLRFITDEIQTGLQCCGADTYRDWEINVYFNCSAPGVQACGVPPSCCIDPLENGTVWNSQCGVGAQQLDEFSAQSVIFLGGCLGSIWRWIEQHSGVIVTAVIIVLGVQILTLFITARLLQSIRWSRAQHDVYLQSLQ
- the LOC113067633 gene encoding retinal rod rhodopsin-sensitive cGMP 3',5'-cyclic phosphodiesterase subunit gamma, with translation MDVSKPKAISKVATRAMAPGTPHKGPPKFKQRSTRQFKSKPPKKGVIGFGEDIPGMEGLGTDFNVICPWEAYSHLELHELAQYGII